Part of the Ruegeria sp. AD91A genome, CGTCAAGCTTGTTCAGTCACAGGTGGCAAACTGGGCGCTCGAGGCGCGTTTCTCGGAGTGGTTGTCAGATCGCTCAATCCGATCAGCAATGCCGTTATCGCAGATCGTGTTCAGCGCGGTATTCATGGCGCTGATCGTTGCTGCGGCGATGATGCATTACAGCTTTCCGGGGCGTTTCTCGTTGCTCAGCCATTTCCCGACGGACCCCAACATCCGCCTGACCAGCATCACTTGGGTGGAAGACTTCATCGCCTGGTGCGTGCGCAACAGCGAAGCGTTCTTTGACGGGCTGACATTCGGTATCCGTACCCTGCTGGACGCGCTTGAGGTCATATTGGTACAGACTCCGTGGATCGTGATCGCCAGTCTCATCATTCTGCTGACATGGCTGACTGCGGGCGTCAGCACGGCAATCTACTCGGGCGCATTTCTGGCCTATATGGGGCTGTTGGGCTTCTGGGAGGGCGCAATGACCACACTGGCCTTGTTGGGGACAGCGGCGTGCCTGTCGATTGTCATCGGAATTCCATTGGGCATGTTCGCGGCGCGTCGGCCACGGTTTTACGCTTTCATCCAGCCGATCATGGACTTCATGCAAACCATGCCCGCCTTTGTTTTCATGGTCCCCGTGATCGCGTTTTTTGGTGTTGGCAAACCAGCGGCGGTCGTGGTCACGATGATTTTCGGCGGCACACCAGTGGTGCGCCTGACCGTTCTGGGCTTGCGCGGAGTACCCGAAAGTGTGCGTGAAGCAGCGATCAGTTTTGGCGCCAACAAATGGTATCTGCTCACCAAGGTCGACTTGCCGCTGGCAAGCCCGTCGATCCGGGCGGGGATCAACCAGACAATCATGCTGTCATTGGCAATGGTTGTGGTCGCGTCGCTGATCGGTGCCAAAGGGCTGGGCGAAGACGTTCTGGAGGCGTTGCAGTACGCGAATGTTGGCCAGGGTATCCTTGCAGGGTTCTCAATTCTGTTCTGTGCGATGATTCTGGATCGGATTGTGCAGGGCGGCC contains:
- a CDS encoding proline/glycine betaine ABC transporter permease, with product MSTSDVNPLEDTESEAALAYAEERRKNIRAFVRTSPDYYIRNFDKIGASSRFTPTFNLMAGLFGPVWFGARGLWSWALPFLILETIAYVQIARGMFGDLAAEAMERIASIEGTLELRRQQLAAAIENNSDKIDVYQRTVDSLEENIGGIRAEAEAMAAEGPYIVLTGLIILIIVKLVQSQVANWALEARFSEWLSDRSIRSAMPLSQIVFSAVFMALIVAAAMMHYSFPGRFSLLSHFPTDPNIRLTSITWVEDFIAWCVRNSEAFFDGLTFGIRTLLDALEVILVQTPWIVIASLIILLTWLTAGVSTAIYSGAFLAYMGLLGFWEGAMTTLALLGTAACLSIVIGIPLGMFAARRPRFYAFIQPIMDFMQTMPAFVFMVPVIAFFGVGKPAAVVVTMIFGGTPVVRLTVLGLRGVPESVREAAISFGANKWYLLTKVDLPLASPSIRAGINQTIMLSLAMVVVASLIGAKGLGEDVLEALQYANVGQGILAGFSILFCAMILDRIVQGGRK